One Chloroflexota bacterium genomic region harbors:
- a CDS encoding sugar kinase, which translates to MGLITVGSLGLDTLETPFERVERVLGGSAPYFALAARLYTDVGIVAVIGDDYPEEHIEMLDKKGINLDGLQRSPGESFFWEGKYHYDMNTRDTITTKLGVFADFQPVLPGSYRKAPYVFLANILPTLQMAVQKQAEASKLMVLDSMNLWIETQKPQLTEAMSASHAITINDQEAREFAGTPSLLAAARHIMKLGPQAVVVKKGEHGVILVSEHGVFGAPALLLEDVKDPTGAGDSFAGGFMGYLASTGDLSFGGIKRALIHGTAVASFTCESLGVDRLASITRDDVEARYRELLEFTSFETVAS; encoded by the coding sequence ATCGGGCTGATAACGGTCGGATCCCTCGGGCTGGACACGCTGGAGACGCCGTTCGAGCGCGTCGAGCGGGTGCTGGGCGGCTCCGCGCCGTACTTCGCGCTGGCCGCGCGGCTCTACACCGACGTGGGCATCGTGGCGGTGATCGGCGACGACTACCCGGAAGAGCACATCGAGATGCTCGACAAGAAGGGCATCAACCTGGACGGCCTGCAACGCAGCCCGGGCGAGTCGTTCTTCTGGGAGGGCAAGTACCACTACGACATGAACACCCGCGACACCATCACGACAAAGCTCGGGGTGTTCGCGGACTTCCAGCCGGTCCTGCCCGGCAGCTACCGGAAGGCGCCCTACGTCTTCCTGGCCAACATCCTGCCGACGCTCCAGATGGCGGTGCAGAAGCAGGCTGAGGCCTCGAAGCTGATGGTGCTGGACTCGATGAACCTGTGGATCGAGACCCAGAAGCCGCAGCTGACCGAGGCGATGAGCGCGTCGCACGCCATCACTATCAACGACCAGGAGGCGCGCGAGTTCGCCGGCACGCCGAGCCTGCTGGCCGCCGCCCGCCACATCATGAAGCTCGGGCCGCAGGCCGTCGTCGTCAAGAAGGGCGAGCACGGCGTGATCCTGGTCTCGGAGCACGGCGTCTTCGGCGCGCCGGCCCTGCTGCTCGAAGATGTCAAGGATCCGACCGGCGCGGGCGACTCGTTCGCCGGCGGCTTCATGGGCTACCTCGCGTCAACTGGCGATCTGTCGTTCGGCGGGATCAAGCGGGCGCTGATCCACGGGACGGCCGTCGCCTCGTTCACCTGCGAGTCGCTGGGTGTGGACCGCCTCGCCAGCATCACCCGCGACGACGTGGAGGCTCGGTACCGCGAGCTTCTCGAGTTCACCAGTTTCGAGACGGTCGCCTCCTGA